The stretch of DNA GTGACCAACACGGGTCACGCGAGCGCGGCCAACGACACCACCGAGAGCGACACCGACTCGCTCGCCGTGCAGTGTCCGGACCTGTCGATCACGAAGACGGCGGGGGTCGACACGATCGCGGTGGGTGACACGGCCGTCTTCAACATCACGGTCTCGAACGACGGACCGGGCGATGCCTACGACGTCATGTTGAAGGACACGCTGCCCAACAGCGGGCTGACGTGGTCGATCGTCTCGGAGACGCCCAACCTGGCGGCCTGCTCGCTCGCGGACACCGTCGTCGTCAGCGGCGACACGATGCCGGAGCTGAACTGCGACATCGGGACCCTGCTTGCCGACTCCAGCTTCACCGTGGTCGTCAAGACCGATACGATCCCGACCAGCTACCTGCTGCCTGCGGGCGGCGGCACGCCGGTGGCCGCGATCGAGATCGATGGAAACCTGTTCGACAATGGTGGCGTGCCGGGCATCGACTGGCATGACGCCGGCATCGTTTGCGACACGACCAACCCCGGCAACAGCGTCGGCTGCCGCATCGATCTGCCGACGGGTTCAGATGACGACTCCTTCGCCGGGGGCGTCAAGGAGGACACGGAAGCACCGGGTACCGTGACCGGCTCGATTCCGAACAACAAGAGCGACCTGCGGCGCTTCTACATCACCAGCCGGAAGCAAACGGTCTCGACACCCGCGGGAGACTCGATCCATGACTTCCTCTACATCGCGTGGGAGCGCGTGCAGGAGCCGAACGGCACGACGAACATGGACATCGAGCTGAATCAGTCGACAACGCTGAGCTCGAACGGTGTCACGCCGGTGCGGACCGCCGGCGACATTCTGGGCAAGTACGACCTGGAAAACGGTGGCACGACACCGACGCTGGGCTTCCACGTCTGGATCACCGAAGCGAGCGCGGGCGGGGCGAGTGCGGCGAGCGTGTGCGAAGCCACCAACAAGTTCCCGTGCTGGGGCAACGTGCAGGCACTGAATCCGCCAGCCGTTGCCGGCGCCGTCAATTCCGGCAGCGTCGTGGATTCGATTGCGCCGAACGATCCGCGCACGCTCGATCCGCTCACGTTCGGAGAGGCTGGCTTCGATCTGCAGGCCTCCGGCATCTTCCAGGCGGGCGTGTGCCGCAACTTCGGGTCGGCGTTCCTGAAGAGCCGGTCTTCGGACAGCTTCACGTCCCAGGTCAAGGACTTCATCGCTCCGGTCCCGATCAACGTCTCCAACTGCCAGCCGAGGGACATCCCCAACACGGCGTGGGCCCAGGCGTCGAATTACGCGCCCCCACCGAGTGGCTCCGCCGGTGACTGGATCTCCGACGGCGACACCATCACCGTCACGGAGAACGGAACCGCCTTCCTGTTCCGTGCGCCGTCGGTACGGCTGGCCGAGGCCTCCGACCTGACGTTCGGTTCCGTCGCTACACCGGCGGAGGCGTCCGCAGACCTGCGGGTCCTGCGTCCGCGGTCGAATCGTCGGATCGGAACGCCGTGGCCGGCCAGCGGCAGGCGCAACGGTGTCGTATCGAGTCAGGTCACCGATGCACGGCGAACGCTGCGAACGACCTGACGGCCTTCTTCCTCTGCCCCGGCAGCGCAGCGGCTGCCGGGGTGGTGGGAGACTCACCATTTCTCCGGTTGATCCGAAGCCGACGCGGGGAACCCGTGATTCGGTCAGCTCTTCTTGCCCCGCCCCTTGCCGTTGCCGCCGCCGTTGTTGCCCTTGCCGGTGGCGCCGCTTTCGTCGCCGTCGGCGCTCGCGCAGCGCTCGCGTCCGTCCTTCGCGGCGCAGGTCGTCGCCACCGCCGGCTCCGACATCGCCGAGAACATCCCGTGCCAGGTCTCCAGCCGGACGGAGAACTCGTACGTCGTGGACGGATCGAGGTACAGCGGGCCGAACGACACCAGCGTCGTGGTCGCCGGGCCGCTGACCATCTGCCACGGCCCGAACTGCTCGCCCGCA from Gemmatimonadota bacterium encodes:
- a CDS encoding DUF11 domain-containing protein → PSVMIDKEALTDTVSAGDTISFKVLVWNPGPGDADSVMLTDTLPDSGLDWFEDPANADCSIATIAGPLQELTCDFGEMMADDSAMVTVSALTDAADCGTVVNTAYADAANDTTVSDTDSLLVQCPSVMIDKEALTDTVSAGDTIQFKVVVWNPGPGTADSVMVADTLPDGGLSWFEVSDPDAACSIGAGDILTCDFGTMMANDSAEVTVGAETSQADCGTVTNTGHVSAVNDSTRSDTDSLVVQCPDINIDKEAVTDTVSAGDSIKFKVIVWNAGPGDADSVTLADTLPNGGLSWVELDDPDTACMVASDILTCDFGTMLAGDSAEVTVGAVTDAADCGTVTNTGHASAANDTTESDTDSLAVQCPDLSITKTAGVDTIAVGDTAVFNITVSNDGPGDAYDVMLKDTLPNSGLTWSIVSETPNLAACSLADTVVVSGDTMPELNCDIGTLLADSSFTVVVKTDTIPTSYLLPAGGGTPVAAIEIDGNLFDNGGVPGIDWHDAGIVCDTTNPGNSVGCRIDLPTGSDDDSFAGGVKEDTEAPGTVTGSIPNNKSDLRRFYITSRKQTVSTPAGDSIHDFLYIAWERVQEPNGTTNMDIELNQSTTLSSNGVTPVRTAGDILGKYDLENGGTTPTLGFHVWITEASAGGASAASVCEATNKFPCWGNVQALNPPAVAGAVNSGSVVDSIAPNDPRTLDPLTFGEAGFDLQASGIFQAGVCRNFGSAFLKSRSSDSFTSQVKDFIAPVPINVSNCQPRDIPNTAWAQASNYAPPPSGSAGDWISDGDTITVTENGTAFLFRAPSVRLAEASDLTFGSVATPAEASADLRVLRPRSNRRIGTPWPASGRRNGVVSSQVTDARRTLRTT